From Coffea arabica cultivar ET-39 chromosome 2e, Coffea Arabica ET-39 HiFi, whole genome shotgun sequence, the proteins below share one genomic window:
- the LOC113732927 gene encoding uncharacterized protein isoform X2 produces MGRGGKVGFKQGSRRRVRRIDEGSDESDEDYIVGEDEGFDESEEEEFVDEDESEDSLGEFEEEEEDEEEEFVQKKLNKVKKVGRPKKRFPRKKQNGAVKPKTKKRVSYSEEDECDDSDEYVGGRRNEIAEPRKKKRTSYRERDDDNYDDLNEEDDDDDDDDDEEFTLDEIHDDVDDEDVMVERKKNKKLGRPRMPEKRISKGQKRKRNTKVSKKMVRKKQRENHGLPRKSRHNTDGEFRKSKTRMVEKNKKITGRGGRRRVLLESDSDFVNSGLSDYEYTISEEEREQVREANEFCRSLTTTLRSSTPVKKSREDEESVYPQRKRLVRKGKEKEEDLKIETGKQVCGICLSEEGKRTVRGTLNCCSHYFCFACIIEWSKVESRCPLCKQRFATISKPARSDTGFELRTMIIQIPERDQVYQPSEEELRGYLDPYENVICTECNHGGDDALMLLCDLCDSPAHTYCVGLGREVPEGNWYCEGCRPTALDSLNPQGLNPTPNHRTSNSLAGVSSPITTVRETFDLNEAYVPDTPLTQVAGQPSPRLFGADFQATSPASGSGAFTLYERRRIQRQIHQIFSNRRQQDTGINGIRPTVSGNGLFGSQVGRIRELAPQHAVVPDERIASHIPFQGRVQNTATHLVQNSDAFPPIPTHLRAPVTPSQASTSGDGSFGGSLQKGFPGFSTRNSLGSGHQQIHPCSGRSNIGSDANLSPHQCRETTVPSRMLQGALHTPF; encoded by the exons ATGGGGAGGGGAGGCAAGGTTGGGTTCAAGCAGGGAAGTAGGAGGAGGGTTAGGCGAATAGATGAGGGTTCGGATGAGTCAGATGAGGATTATATAGTGGGTGAGGATGAAGGATTTGATGAGTCGGAAGAAGAGGAGTTTGTCGATGAGGATGAATCAGAAGACAGTTTGGGTGAgtttgaggaagaagaggaggatGAGGAAGAGGAATTTGTACAAAAGAAGTTGAACAAAGTGAAGAAGGTCGGTAGACCCAAAAAGCGTTTCCCTCGGAAAAAACAAAATGGAGCTGTTAAGCCAAAAACTAAGAAACGGGTTTCCTATAGTGAAGAAGATGAGTGTGATGACTCAGATGAATATGTTGGTGGAAGGAGAAATGAAATTGCAgagccaagaaagaaaaaaagaacttCTTATAGAGAACGAGATGATGACAATTATGATGATTtgaatgaagaagatgatgatgacgacGACGATGATGATGAGGAGTTTACGCTTGATGAAATTCATGATGATGTAGATGATGAAGACGTGATGgtggagagaaagaaaaataaaaagttgggtAGGCCTCGGATGCCAGAGAAGAGGATTTCCAAAGGtcagaaaagaaagaggaacaCCAAGGTTTCCAAGAAGATGgttagaaagaaacaaagagaGAATCATGGGTTGCCAAGGAAATCAAGGCATAATACTGATGGGGAGTTTAGAAAAAGTAAAACTAGAATGGTCGAAAAGAACAAGAAGATAACAGGACGGGGAGGGAGAAGGAGGGTGCTTTTGGAATCTGATTCAGATTTTGTCAATTCTGGTTTATCTGATTATGAGTATACAATCTCggaggaagagagagaacaGGTTAGAGAAGCTAATGAATTCTGCAGAAGTCTGACGACTACTTTGAGGAGTTCTACTCCTGTAAAGAAGTCGAGGGAGGATGAAGAATCTGTTTATCCGCAAAGAAAACGTCTAGTAAGAAAGGGTAAGGAAAAGGAAGAggatttgaaaattgaaacaGGAAAGCAGGTGTGTGGAATTTGTTTGTCTGAAGAAGGGAAGAGGACTGTCAGAGGGACACTGAATTGTTGCAGTCACTACTTCTGTTTTGCTTGCATTATTGAATGGTCTAAGGTGGAATCCCGTTGCCCCCTCTGTAAGCAAAGGTTTGCGACAATAAGCAAACCTGCAAGGTCGGACACTGGATTTGAATTGAGGACTATGATTATTCAGATTCCTGAGCGTGACCAG GTTTATCAACCATCTGAGGAAGAGCTTCGGGGCTATCTGGATCCATATGAAAATGTAATATGTACTGAATGCAACCATGGGGGAGATGACGCTCTCATGCTTCTCTGTGATCTATGTGATTCACCTGCTCACACCTATTGTGTTGGGCTTGGACGTGAAGTTCCTGAAGGTAACTGGTATTGTGAAGGCTGCAGACCAACTGCTCTTGATTCCTTGAATCCCCAAGGTCTGAATCCTACACCCAATCATAGAACAAGTAACAGCTTGGCAGGTGTATCATCCCCCATTACCACTGTAAGGGAGACTTTCGATCTCAATGAAGCATATGTTCCTGACACACCATTGACTCAGGTAGCTGGACAGCCATCTCCTAGGCTATTTGGAGCAGACTTTCAAGCAACTTCACCTGCTTCTGGATCTGGGGCTTTTACGTTATATGAAAGACGCAGAATACAGCGTCAGATACACCAAATATTTTCCAACAGAAGACAACAGGACACAGGAATTAATGGTATACGGCCTACAGTCTCCGGGAATGGCCTTTTTGGCTCTCAAGTTGGTCGGATTCGGGAATTAGCACCTCAACATGCAGTAGTGCCAGATGAGAGGATAGCATCTCATATACCTTTTCAGGGAAGAGTCCAGAACACTGCTACACACCTTGTGCAAAATAGTGATGCTTTTCCTCCTATACCGACTCATTTGAGAGCACCAGTGACTCCATCTCAAGCTTCAACATCTGGTGATGGTTCTTTTGGTGGATCCTTACAGAAGGGTTTTCCTGGGTTCAGTACCAGGAACAGTTTAGGATCTGGTCATCAACAAATACATCCCTGCAGTGGTAGATCCAATATTGGGTCTGATGCAAATCTGTCTCCTCATCAATGTAGAGAG ACTACAGTACCTTCAAGGATGTTGCAAGGAGCTCTACACACACCATTTTAG
- the LOC113732927 gene encoding uncharacterized protein isoform X1: protein MGRGGKVGFKQGSRRRVRRIDEGSDESDEDYIVGEDEGFDESEEEEFVDEDESEDSLGEFEEEEEDEEEEFVQKKLNKVKKVGRPKKRFPRKKQNGAVKPKTKKRVSYSEEDECDDSDEYVGGRRNEIAEPRKKKRTSYRERDDDNYDDLNEEDDDDDDDDDEEFTLDEIHDDVDDEDVMVERKKNKKLGRPRMPEKRISKGQKRKRNTKVSKKMVRKKQRENHGLPRKSRHNTDGEFRKSKTRMVEKNKKITGRGGRRRVLLESDSDFVNSGLSDYEYTISEEEREQVREANEFCRSLTTTLRSSTPVKKSREDEESVYPQRKRLVRKGKEKEEDLKIETGKQVCGICLSEEGKRTVRGTLNCCSHYFCFACIIEWSKVESRCPLCKQRFATISKPARSDTGFELRTMIIQIPERDQVYQPSEEELRGYLDPYENVICTECNHGGDDALMLLCDLCDSPAHTYCVGLGREVPEGNWYCEGCRPTALDSLNPQGLNPTPNHRTSNSLAGVSSPITTVRETFDLNEAYVPDTPLTQVAGQPSPRLFGADFQATSPASGSGAFTLYERRRIQRQIHQIFSNRRQQDTGINGIRPTVSGNGLFGSQVGRIRELAPQHAVVPDERIASHIPFQGRVQNTATHLVQNSDAFPPIPTHLRAPVTPSQASTSGDGSFGGSLQKGFPGFSTRNSLGSGHQQIHPCSGRSNIGSDANLSPHQCREVSPRNVGKEQVQSMVKSHLKSLSQELELDYSTFKDVARSSTHTILAACGLEHRLNEVYPMQALLIICSHAEQKAGGQSSPSKDHCSSCFDLLVRNVVREIMNTRVALSSKGSIQLG, encoded by the exons ATGGGGAGGGGAGGCAAGGTTGGGTTCAAGCAGGGAAGTAGGAGGAGGGTTAGGCGAATAGATGAGGGTTCGGATGAGTCAGATGAGGATTATATAGTGGGTGAGGATGAAGGATTTGATGAGTCGGAAGAAGAGGAGTTTGTCGATGAGGATGAATCAGAAGACAGTTTGGGTGAgtttgaggaagaagaggaggatGAGGAAGAGGAATTTGTACAAAAGAAGTTGAACAAAGTGAAGAAGGTCGGTAGACCCAAAAAGCGTTTCCCTCGGAAAAAACAAAATGGAGCTGTTAAGCCAAAAACTAAGAAACGGGTTTCCTATAGTGAAGAAGATGAGTGTGATGACTCAGATGAATATGTTGGTGGAAGGAGAAATGAAATTGCAgagccaagaaagaaaaaaagaacttCTTATAGAGAACGAGATGATGACAATTATGATGATTtgaatgaagaagatgatgatgacgacGACGATGATGATGAGGAGTTTACGCTTGATGAAATTCATGATGATGTAGATGATGAAGACGTGATGgtggagagaaagaaaaataaaaagttgggtAGGCCTCGGATGCCAGAGAAGAGGATTTCCAAAGGtcagaaaagaaagaggaacaCCAAGGTTTCCAAGAAGATGgttagaaagaaacaaagagaGAATCATGGGTTGCCAAGGAAATCAAGGCATAATACTGATGGGGAGTTTAGAAAAAGTAAAACTAGAATGGTCGAAAAGAACAAGAAGATAACAGGACGGGGAGGGAGAAGGAGGGTGCTTTTGGAATCTGATTCAGATTTTGTCAATTCTGGTTTATCTGATTATGAGTATACAATCTCggaggaagagagagaacaGGTTAGAGAAGCTAATGAATTCTGCAGAAGTCTGACGACTACTTTGAGGAGTTCTACTCCTGTAAAGAAGTCGAGGGAGGATGAAGAATCTGTTTATCCGCAAAGAAAACGTCTAGTAAGAAAGGGTAAGGAAAAGGAAGAggatttgaaaattgaaacaGGAAAGCAGGTGTGTGGAATTTGTTTGTCTGAAGAAGGGAAGAGGACTGTCAGAGGGACACTGAATTGTTGCAGTCACTACTTCTGTTTTGCTTGCATTATTGAATGGTCTAAGGTGGAATCCCGTTGCCCCCTCTGTAAGCAAAGGTTTGCGACAATAAGCAAACCTGCAAGGTCGGACACTGGATTTGAATTGAGGACTATGATTATTCAGATTCCTGAGCGTGACCAG GTTTATCAACCATCTGAGGAAGAGCTTCGGGGCTATCTGGATCCATATGAAAATGTAATATGTACTGAATGCAACCATGGGGGAGATGACGCTCTCATGCTTCTCTGTGATCTATGTGATTCACCTGCTCACACCTATTGTGTTGGGCTTGGACGTGAAGTTCCTGAAGGTAACTGGTATTGTGAAGGCTGCAGACCAACTGCTCTTGATTCCTTGAATCCCCAAGGTCTGAATCCTACACCCAATCATAGAACAAGTAACAGCTTGGCAGGTGTATCATCCCCCATTACCACTGTAAGGGAGACTTTCGATCTCAATGAAGCATATGTTCCTGACACACCATTGACTCAGGTAGCTGGACAGCCATCTCCTAGGCTATTTGGAGCAGACTTTCAAGCAACTTCACCTGCTTCTGGATCTGGGGCTTTTACGTTATATGAAAGACGCAGAATACAGCGTCAGATACACCAAATATTTTCCAACAGAAGACAACAGGACACAGGAATTAATGGTATACGGCCTACAGTCTCCGGGAATGGCCTTTTTGGCTCTCAAGTTGGTCGGATTCGGGAATTAGCACCTCAACATGCAGTAGTGCCAGATGAGAGGATAGCATCTCATATACCTTTTCAGGGAAGAGTCCAGAACACTGCTACACACCTTGTGCAAAATAGTGATGCTTTTCCTCCTATACCGACTCATTTGAGAGCACCAGTGACTCCATCTCAAGCTTCAACATCTGGTGATGGTTCTTTTGGTGGATCCTTACAGAAGGGTTTTCCTGGGTTCAGTACCAGGAACAGTTTAGGATCTGGTCATCAACAAATACATCCCTGCAGTGGTAGATCCAATATTGGGTCTGATGCAAATCTGTCTCCTCATCAATGTAGAGAGGTGAGCCCACGTAATGTTGGAAAGGAACAAGTGCAATCAATGGTTAAAAGTCATTTAAAAAGCTTATCTCAAGAATTGGAGTTAG ACTACAGTACCTTCAAGGATGTTGCAAGGAGCTCTACACACACCATTTTAGCTGCATGTGGGCTTGAGCACCGCTTGAATGAAGTCTACCCTATGCAAGCACTCTTAATAATCTGCTCACATGCAGAGCAAAAGGCAGGTGGACAATCAAGTCCTTCTAAAGATCACTGCTCATCTTGTTTTGATTTGCTTGTGAGGAATGTGGTGAGAGAGATAATGAACACCAGAGTTGCACTCTCCTCCAAGGGCTCGATTCAGTTAGGTTGA
- the LOC113732928 gene encoding protein DEHYDRATION-INDUCED 19 homolog 3 has protein sequence MDAESWSARLSSASRSYKSALQSRSGGTKWDGFDAELLMGFEEIEVADDDIREEYPCPFCSEYFDIVGLCCHIDDEHPVEARNGVCPVCAMRVGVDMVAHITLQHGNIFKMQRKRKSRKGGSHSTLSMLRRELREGNLQSLFGGSSCIVSSSSAAPDPLLSSFILPMAEDYGSHQSHSSTETVTVKKSSSEVTAERKVQQPPLSIKDQEEKTKRSQFVQGLLLSTILDDNL, from the exons ATGGATGCTGAATCTTGGAGTGCCCGTTTGTCTTCTGCCTCTAGGAGTTATAAATCTGCTCTTCAATCTCGATCTG GTGGGACAAAGTGGGATGGTTTTGATGCAGAATTATTGATGGGGTTCGAGGAAATTGAGGTTGCAGATGATGATATCAGGGAAGAATATCCATGCCCTTTTTGTTCAGAGTATTTTGATATTGTCGGACTCTGCTGCCATATTGATGATGAGCATCCTGTCGAGGCCAGGAATGGG GTTTGTCCGGTTTGTGCAATGAGGGTGGGGGTTGACATGGTTGCGCACATAACTTTGCAACATGGGAACATCTTCAAGAT GCAGCGCAAGAGGAAATCACGTAAAGGTGGCTCACATTCAACACTTTCTATGTTGAGGAGGGAGCTGAGAGAAGGAAATTTGCAGTCTCTTTTTGGGGGATCTTCATGTATAGTTTCTTCAAGCAGTGCTGCTCCTGACCCGTTGTTGTCATCATTTATTCTGCCAATGGCTGAAGATTATGGGAGCCACCAATCCCATTCTTCTACTGAAACAGTTACCGTCAAGAAAAGCAGCAGTGAAGTTACCGCAGAAAG AAAAGTCCAACAACCTCCCTTGTCTATTAAAGATCAAGAGGAGAAGACGAAGAGGTCTCAGTTTGTCCAAGGACTACTCTTGTCTACAATTCTTGATGATAACTTATGA